One window of Phycisphaeraceae bacterium genomic DNA carries:
- a CDS encoding calcium/sodium antiporter, translating to MKDFLLFAAGLGMLLVGGRVLVSAAVDIAQRFGVPTLLIGLTLVAWGTSAPELAFNLTSAIKGKPDLVLGNVVGASICNMGLVLGVAALIAPLAVEAQIVRREIPLMIGMFVLMLATSLSVDLQHAAGGRLEPLILIAAFGAYSAVAIRAGLRSRTVDKPLEIQTSENSIVGRVRPLWMALVLAIVGMALLSVGGSIASDAAGGIAVGLGLSPRVVGLTVVAIGTTMPELITSIIAVRKGQADLAVGNVAGSCLFNIGAIFAVCGLVAPAPPAPDALPSIVAMCVLGLMLIPMSRTHNRHISRVEGAMLLLVQVSFITYELLRK from the coding sequence ATGAAGGATTTCCTCCTTTTCGCGGCGGGGCTCGGGATGCTGCTGGTCGGCGGGCGGGTGCTCGTCTCCGCGGCGGTCGATATCGCCCAGCGATTCGGCGTGCCGACGCTGCTGATCGGGCTGACACTCGTGGCGTGGGGAACCTCAGCACCCGAACTCGCGTTCAACCTGACAAGTGCGATCAAGGGGAAGCCGGATCTGGTGCTCGGCAACGTGGTCGGGGCTTCGATCTGCAACATGGGGCTTGTGCTCGGCGTGGCCGCGCTCATCGCACCGCTCGCCGTCGAGGCCCAGATCGTCCGGCGCGAGATCCCGCTGATGATCGGGATGTTCGTGCTGATGCTCGCGACGTCACTCTCGGTCGATCTCCAGCACGCGGCCGGGGGGCGTCTTGAGCCGCTGATCCTGATCGCGGCGTTCGGCGCGTACAGCGCGGTCGCGATCCGGGCCGGGCTGCGATCTCGAACAGTGGACAAGCCGCTCGAAATCCAGACCAGCGAGAACTCGATCGTCGGCAGAGTCCGCCCGCTCTGGATGGCCCTTGTGCTGGCGATTGTGGGCATGGCGTTGCTCAGTGTCGGCGGCTCGATCGCGTCGGATGCAGCGGGCGGGATCGCGGTCGGGCTGGGCCTCTCGCCCCGCGTCGTCGGATTGACGGTGGTTGCGATCGGCACCACGATGCCGGAACTCATCACGTCGATCATCGCGGTCCGCAAGGGTCAGGCCGACCTGGCCGTGGGGAACGTCGCGGGATCGTGCCTCTTCAACATCGGCGCGATCTTCGCGGTGTGCGGCCTGGTTGCGCCCGCGCCACCCGCGCCGGACGCGCTCCCGTCGATCGTTGCGATGTGCGTGCTCGGGCTGATGCTGATCCCCATGTCACGGACGCACAACAGGCACATCTCTCGCGTGGAGGGCGCGATGCTGCTCTTGGTGCAGGTCTCGTTCATCACGTACGAGTTGCTGCGGAAGTAG
- a CDS encoding 30S ribosomal protein S1, with translation MIDHNLIGALGGNLDAELELLMGSSKGGMDALLGDKIGDLTPGKLIKGKVIGFQGDGVVVEVGLKSEGLIPRDEFDNMPELKVGDTIDVLLESLEGEDGTVQVSKRRADRMLNWQRIIDTQREGDVVEGMVTRKIKGGLLVDIGVPVFLPASQVDVRRPGEIGDYIGRKVRAQILKIDTERKNIVISRRKLIEDERDAAKKRLMSTLKEGEVVTGTVKNIADFGAFIDLGGIDGLLHITDMSWGRINHPSELLKIDQKIEVKVLNIDREKEKIALGLKQREASPWEEIEKKYPVGSRVRGAVVNLMSYGAFVRLEDGIEGLVHISEMSWTRRINHPSEMVQPNQEVDVVVLEINKDKQEISLGMKQIDVNPWELVGEKYPPGTVVEGKVRNLANYGAFVEIEPGIDGLLHISDMSWTRKVTHPNEVVKKGDSTRCVVLEVDQEKQRISLGLKQLTEDPWVTAIPEHYKPGMVVRGAVTKITNFGVFVELESDLEGLLHISELADHKVENPQDVVKPGDEVDVKILRVDTGDRKIGLSLKRAQWGDNTQTRDETADRAAGGTPKPTRGGMDTHGSMGTDKIQL, from the coding sequence ATGATCGACCACAATCTGATCGGCGCCCTCGGCGGCAACCTCGACGCGGAGCTCGAGCTTCTGATGGGATCCTCCAAGGGCGGCATGGACGCGCTGCTCGGGGACAAGATCGGCGACCTCACGCCCGGCAAATTGATCAAGGGCAAGGTCATCGGTTTCCAGGGCGACGGCGTCGTCGTCGAGGTCGGGCTGAAGTCCGAGGGACTGATCCCGCGTGACGAGTTCGACAACATGCCCGAACTCAAGGTCGGCGACACGATCGACGTGCTGCTCGAATCGCTCGAGGGCGAGGACGGCACGGTCCAGGTCTCCAAGCGTCGCGCCGACCGCATGCTCAACTGGCAGCGCATCATCGACACGCAGCGCGAGGGCGACGTTGTCGAGGGCATGGTGACCCGCAAGATCAAGGGCGGCCTGCTCGTCGATATCGGCGTGCCGGTCTTCCTGCCCGCCTCTCAGGTCGATGTCCGTCGCCCGGGCGAGATCGGCGACTACATCGGCCGCAAGGTCCGGGCCCAGATCCTGAAGATCGACACCGAGCGGAAGAACATCGTCATCTCACGGCGCAAGCTGATCGAGGACGAGCGCGATGCCGCGAAGAAGCGCCTCATGTCCACGCTGAAGGAGGGCGAGGTCGTGACAGGCACGGTCAAGAACATCGCCGACTTCGGCGCGTTCATCGACCTCGGCGGGATCGACGGCCTGCTGCACATCACCGACATGTCCTGGGGCCGGATCAACCACCCCAGCGAACTCCTCAAGATCGACCAGAAGATCGAGGTCAAGGTCCTCAACATCGATCGGGAGAAGGAGAAGATCGCGCTCGGCCTCAAGCAGCGTGAGGCCTCTCCGTGGGAGGAGATCGAGAAGAAGTACCCCGTCGGCTCGCGCGTCCGCGGCGCGGTCGTCAACCTCATGTCCTACGGCGCGTTCGTCCGACTGGAGGACGGCATCGAGGGTCTCGTCCACATCTCCGAGATGTCGTGGACCCGTCGCATCAACCACCCGTCCGAGATGGTGCAGCCCAACCAGGAGGTTGATGTCGTTGTCCTTGAGATCAACAAGGACAAGCAGGAGATCTCGCTCGGCATGAAGCAGATCGACGTCAACCCGTGGGAACTCGTCGGCGAGAAGTACCCCCCGGGAACGGTCGTCGAGGGCAAGGTCCGCAACCTGGCCAACTACGGCGCGTTCGTCGAGATCGAGCCCGGCATCGACGGCCTGCTCCACATCTCCGACATGTCTTGGACCCGCAAGGTCACCCACCCCAACGAGGTCGTCAAGAAGGGCGACTCGACCCGCTGCGTCGTGCTCGAAGTCGATCAGGAAAAGCAGCGCATCTCCCTCGGCCTCAAGCAGCTCACCGAGGATCCGTGGGTCACCGCGATCCCCGAGCACTACAAGCCCGGCATGGTCGTCCGCGGCGCGGTCACCAAGATCACCAACTTCGGCGTCTTCGTCGAGCTCGAGTCCGATCTCGAAGGCCTCCTCCATATCTCCGAGCTGGCCGACCACAAGGTCGAGAACCCGCAGGATGTGGTCAAGCCCGGCGACGAGGTCGACGTCAAGATCCTCCGCGTCGATACAGGCGACCGCAAGATCGGCCTCTCCCTCAAGCGTGCACAGTGGGGCGACAACACCCAGACACGCGACGAGACCGCCGATCGCGCTGCAGGCGGCACGCCCAAGCCCACACGAGGCGGCATGGACACCCACGGCTCCATGGGCACCGACAAGATCCAGCTCTGA
- a CDS encoding GNAT family N-acetyltransferase, whose product MSDRHTNEPSRDAGTPVITLRDVAWEDVPALYLMQLDADANRMAGTKARDRAEFERVWLRNRADPTITARVIVREGRVIGGISRFCADGLDHVGYWIERSEWGRGVATRALRAFLAEIETRPIYATVSATNFGSIRVLERCGFVRTGTRAEPETERYIAGEVAFYRLD is encoded by the coding sequence ATGTCCGATCGCCACACGAATGAGCCGTCCCGGGACGCAGGAACGCCTGTCATCACGCTTCGCGATGTTGCGTGGGAGGATGTGCCCGCGCTCTACCTCATGCAACTCGACGCGGATGCGAATCGGATGGCCGGCACCAAGGCGCGTGATCGCGCCGAGTTCGAGCGTGTGTGGCTGCGGAATCGGGCGGATCCGACGATCACGGCCCGCGTGATCGTGCGCGAAGGAAGGGTCATCGGCGGGATCTCGAGGTTCTGCGCTGATGGTCTCGACCATGTAGGGTACTGGATCGAGAGATCGGAATGGGGAAGGGGCGTGGCGACACGCGCACTGCGCGCGTTCCTCGCTGAGATCGAGACCCGACCGATCTACGCCACAGTCTCGGCGACGAACTTCGGCTCGATCCGCGTTCTGGAGCGGTGCGGCTTTGTCCGCACGGGAACCCGGGCCGAGCCGGAGACCGAGCGGTACATCGCGGGCGAGGTCGCGTTCTACAGATTGGACTGA
- the corA gene encoding magnesium/cobalt transporter CorA: MSKRRRLKHRGVYYRRFTQTAAAPGTLVTQPEAEPTRVKIMSYTADSFEESELRPGDLGPIQQRRPGHTVWIDVQGLRDHALIQQIGAALGLHHLLLADAVNVGQRPKVEDYGEVLFIVVRLAQREPEHGFAWEQMAIAIGDGFVATFQETPGDCLDPLRERLRQGKQSLRTHGAGFLGCMIVDGVVDGYFPALEGVGEELEKMEDEIIDAPSRAALHNIYALKRELMAMRRATWPLREALSHLMRDGHPLLEESVKPYLRDAADHVIQIVDIIETYRELGASFIDVYLSSLSNRTNQVMRLLTVMSTIFIPLTFLAGVYGMNFDTSKRGNMPELGWQHGYGLFWVISVGLAAVMLTIFWRLGWLSGIGRDQNEK; this comes from the coding sequence ATGAGCAAGCGTCGGCGTCTGAAGCATCGTGGCGTGTACTACCGGCGTTTCACGCAGACGGCCGCCGCGCCTGGCACTCTTGTGACCCAGCCCGAGGCCGAGCCGACGCGCGTCAAGATCATGTCGTATACCGCGGACTCCTTCGAAGAATCCGAGCTCCGCCCCGGCGATCTCGGGCCGATCCAGCAGCGTCGCCCCGGGCACACCGTGTGGATCGATGTTCAGGGGCTGCGCGACCACGCCCTGATCCAGCAGATCGGCGCAGCGCTCGGGCTGCACCACCTGCTGCTCGCCGACGCGGTCAACGTCGGCCAGCGGCCCAAGGTCGAGGATTACGGCGAGGTGCTCTTCATCGTTGTGCGTCTGGCCCAGCGCGAGCCCGAGCACGGCTTCGCATGGGAGCAGATGGCCATCGCCATCGGCGACGGGTTCGTCGCGACCTTCCAGGAGACGCCGGGCGACTGCCTCGATCCACTCCGAGAGCGTCTCCGCCAGGGGAAGCAGTCGCTGCGCACCCACGGCGCGGGGTTCCTCGGCTGCATGATCGTGGATGGCGTGGTTGACGGGTACTTCCCCGCGCTCGAGGGTGTGGGCGAGGAACTCGAGAAGATGGAGGACGAGATCATCGATGCGCCGAGCCGCGCCGCCCTGCACAATATCTACGCGCTCAAGCGCGAGTTGATGGCGATGCGCCGCGCGACCTGGCCGCTGCGTGAAGCCCTCTCGCATCTCATGCGCGACGGCCATCCGCTGCTCGAAGAGAGCGTGAAGCCGTACCTGCGCGACGCCGCGGACCACGTCATCCAGATCGTTGACATCATCGAGACCTACCGCGAACTCGGGGCATCGTTCATCGACGTCTACCTTTCAAGTCTCTCGAATCGCACCAACCAGGTGATGCGCCTGCTCACGGTCATGAGCACCATCTTCATCCCCCTGACGTTCCTCGCCGGCGTCTACGGAATGAACTTCGACACCAGCAAGCGCGGCAACATGCCCGAGCTCGGCTGGCAGCACGGGTACGGACTCTTCTGGGTCATCTCCGTCGGGCTGGCAGCGGTCATGCTCACCATCTTCTGGCGACTCGGCTGGCTCAGCGGCATCGGACGCGACCAGAACGAGAAGTGA
- a CDS encoding TrkA family potassium uptake protein, with product MPQDSSGPVAVIGLGQFGKGLAVSLAARGVEVIAIDRSRSIVEDLRDDVTLAVAFDATDEDALRANLPQNLSAAVVGIGNNFEATLLVTVLLKQHGVGRVIARAASPLAARILAKIGADEVVNPEEESADRWANRIRTPNLLSHIEFHEGYSIVELGVPRAWVGKTLIELNLRAKAGLHVVAVKRVRPAHHGSVPAGATVRSGEPEARIEVPLPTEPLRDSDVLILMGKDEDFARIEA from the coding sequence ATGCCACAGGATTCGAGCGGGCCGGTCGCGGTGATCGGGCTCGGGCAGTTCGGGAAGGGGCTCGCGGTCTCGCTCGCGGCACGGGGTGTTGAGGTCATCGCGATCGATCGAAGCCGCTCGATCGTGGAGGACCTTCGCGACGATGTCACGCTCGCGGTCGCGTTCGACGCCACCGATGAGGATGCGCTCCGCGCGAACCTCCCTCAGAATCTCTCCGCTGCGGTCGTCGGCATCGGCAACAACTTCGAGGCGACACTACTCGTCACGGTGCTTCTCAAGCAGCACGGCGTCGGGCGTGTGATCGCCCGCGCGGCGTCCCCGCTCGCAGCACGCATCCTCGCGAAGATCGGTGCGGACGAGGTGGTGAACCCCGAGGAGGAGTCGGCCGACCGCTGGGCCAACCGGATCCGCACCCCCAACCTGCTCAGCCACATCGAGTTCCACGAGGGGTACAGCATCGTCGAACTCGGTGTGCCCAGAGCATGGGTGGGGAAAACACTGATCGAACTCAACCTCCGCGCCAAGGCGGGGCTGCACGTTGTGGCTGTCAAGCGCGTCCGCCCGGCCCATCACGGGTCAGTGCCCGCAGGGGCGACGGTCCGATCTGGGGAGCCGGAGGCGCGAATCGAGGTCCCGCTCCCGACCGAGCCGCTGCGAGATTCCGATGTCCTGATTCTCATGGGGAAGGACGAGGACTTTGCGCGGATCGAGGCGTGA
- a CDS encoding DUF1501 domain-containing protein — protein MANGWNNSFSRRDLLRAGLGTALAASAGLGIPRGARASLFQPGLVPQPPARADACIFIWLPGGVAQTDTWDPKQYTPFVAGMKGSDLRGTCEPIPSAADGVMLGAGMEEIASVMDKGCILRSLSNDVMFGAIHLKAQYYAMTGYLFPAGVKAPSIGAIVGRTRGRRHEQIPPYIYIGRDIDSSDEERIFINEYIGPGFYGVEHAPFMIPDATQGLATLSAAAGMSVDRLDRRQRLLGDLARASDASLRDAPRAQEYLKAMDDARAMMDSPVKRAFDYTKEESPETIAAYEPRIANADLYEPGYDNGKRFGHGLLLARRLVESGARFVQVEYQYGPFKGFDMHEHGARRMREMKQQFDAPIAQLIRDLDQRGMLDRTLVVIGTEFGRTIASQPAAGTEPDGASETHDGSDLVIEHEGMYGFHGHFSSTNCMAFFGGGFKRGVAYGKTADHHPMVTVENPVKLIDAHATMYTALGISPETSYLTEERPFYVTKDGKGKPVQGLLA, from the coding sequence ATGGCGAATGGTTGGAACAACTCGTTCTCGCGGCGTGATCTTCTGCGTGCCGGGCTTGGCACAGCGTTGGCGGCATCGGCGGGGCTGGGGATTCCTCGCGGCGCTCGGGCATCGCTCTTTCAACCGGGGCTTGTGCCCCAGCCGCCGGCGCGGGCCGATGCGTGCATCTTCATCTGGCTGCCCGGGGGCGTGGCGCAGACAGACACGTGGGATCCGAAGCAGTACACGCCGTTTGTCGCGGGCATGAAGGGGTCGGATCTTCGCGGCACGTGCGAGCCGATTCCGTCGGCGGCCGACGGCGTCATGCTCGGCGCGGGGATGGAAGAGATCGCATCGGTCATGGACAAGGGGTGCATCCTGCGTTCCCTGTCGAACGACGTGATGTTCGGCGCGATCCACCTCAAGGCGCAGTACTACGCGATGACGGGATATCTGTTCCCCGCGGGCGTGAAGGCACCCAGCATCGGCGCAATCGTGGGACGCACGCGGGGCCGAAGGCACGAGCAGATCCCGCCCTACATCTATATCGGACGAGATATTGACTCTTCGGATGAGGAACGCATCTTCATCAATGAGTACATCGGCCCGGGTTTCTACGGCGTTGAGCACGCGCCGTTCATGATTCCCGATGCGACGCAGGGGCTCGCGACGCTCTCCGCCGCGGCGGGGATGTCCGTCGATCGGCTCGATCGGCGGCAGCGGTTGCTCGGCGACCTGGCCCGTGCTTCGGACGCATCGCTGCGGGATGCGCCGCGGGCTCAGGAGTATCTGAAGGCGATGGACGATGCGCGGGCGATGATGGACTCGCCCGTGAAGCGGGCGTTCGACTACACGAAAGAAGAGTCGCCCGAGACGATCGCGGCGTATGAGCCCCGGATCGCCAACGCGGACCTCTACGAGCCCGGGTACGACAACGGAAAGCGATTCGGGCACGGGCTGCTGTTGGCTCGCCGGCTGGTGGAGTCGGGCGCGAGATTCGTGCAGGTCGAGTACCAGTACGGGCCCTTCAAGGGCTTCGACATGCACGAGCACGGGGCGCGCCGCATGCGCGAGATGAAGCAGCAGTTCGACGCCCCGATCGCGCAGCTCATCCGCGACCTCGATCAACGCGGCATGCTGGATCGCACGCTGGTCGTCATCGGCACCGAGTTCGGGCGGACGATCGCGAGCCAGCCAGCAGCGGGCACCGAGCCCGACGGCGCTTCAGAGACGCACGACGGCTCCGACCTCGTGATCGAGCACGAGGGGATGTACGGCTTCCACGGCCACTTCAGCAGCACAAACTGCATGGCGTTCTTCGGCGGGGGCTTCAAGCGAGGCGTGGCCTACGGCAAGACCGCCGACCATCACCCGATGGTGACGGTAGAGAACCCCGTGAAGCTGATCGATGCGCACGCAACGATGTACACCGCGCTCGGCATCTCGCCGGAGACTTCGTATCTCACGGAGGAGCGACCCTTCTACGTGACGAAGGACGGAAAGGGGAAGCCGGTGCAGGGTCTGCTGGCGTAG
- a CDS encoding STAS domain-containing protein, which translates to MAIEWSDDIVLSELSDEPMLSEELNAIADRLASLEPDTTPHVVLNLGRVSYLNSSNLAQLLRIRKLLAAAGRILKLCAVTDEVWSVMMVTGLDKVFRFAPDPMTALAGIQLEDEAREG; encoded by the coding sequence ATGGCGATCGAATGGTCAGATGACATCGTGCTCTCCGAGCTCTCCGACGAGCCCATGCTCTCGGAAGAGCTGAACGCGATCGCCGATCGCCTGGCCTCATTGGAGCCGGACACAACGCCCCACGTGGTGCTGAACCTCGGTCGCGTGTCCTATCTCAACTCCTCGAATCTGGCGCAGCTCCTCCGCATCCGCAAGCTCCTCGCTGCCGCGGGACGCATCCTGAAGCTCTGCGCCGTGACGGACGAGGTCTGGTCCGTGATGATGGTCACAGGGCTGGACAAGGTCTTCCGCTTCGCGCCGGATCCCATGACCGCGCTCGCGGGCATCCAGCTCGAGGACGAAGCCCGCGAGGGCTGA
- the gyrA gene encoding DNA gyrase subunit A: MAEQDIVTNDGSSSPAPDEAGRMMDTDIGRELKDSYLTYAMSTIMDRALPDVRDGLKPSQRRILVAMNVLKLRPNKKHLKCAKIAGNTSGDYHPHGESVIYPTMVGMAQKWKMRVQLIDPQGNFGSIEGDPPAAMRYTEARLTHAAVDMLADLEFETVDEQPNYDDRLMEPTVLPGRFPNLLINGGLGIAVGMATSLAPHNPTEVLDSIVRVIEKPTISLGELMTDEVDADGKVTRVGIKGPDFPTGGVIMGRAGIIEAYSSGRGRVYVRGICHVEQTKSGRDQLVIDRIPYGLGQNGLVEKIVEGVKEERLENISDVRNESGREAQTRIVIELKKGADPAVVERQLYEHTPLQQTFSIINIALVGRRPRTLGLREMIDCYINHRVEVIRRRTSFLLREAKKRAHVLESLIYAVCDIDEVIRIIRASTTREEAIQRLMERRFRIPPTHPHHAALPERLQRQLLAAESQGGVALSRLQAETIGNMRLIQLTGLEIERLTGEYRSVVNEIEGYERILGDGQLVLDIIKSDCADMRARYNAPRVTRIEEAAEDIDVGALIQEHDVAVTISHAGYAKRVPLDTYRTQNRGGKGIIASDAKDDDFIEHLFVASTHDDLLCFTNTGRVFKKRVFELPEMTRTSKGRALVNLLDLREGERCRAFLTVKNFESSSQFLTFVSEGGIVKRTALKEYRNVNRGGIIAVGLKEGDSLLAVTLTDGNDDILLATANGMAIRFNEQDARLMGRAAAGVKGIELEEGNKVIGVVPIPMIEDADGDLITQDPTLTLLTVTQNGYGKRTALDEYRVAPESGKMYSQTRGGKGRADIKTSERNGLSVAALGVRDSDEIVVVTKGGQLVRLPATSISVIGRGTQGVRVVSLHDGDQAIAVARVEEDSDQTPTA; this comes from the coding sequence ATGGCCGAACAGGACATCGTGACCAACGACGGATCGTCATCGCCGGCGCCCGATGAAGCGGGCCGGATGATGGACACCGACATCGGCAGAGAGCTGAAGGATTCATACCTCACTTACGCGATGAGCACGATCATGGACCGGGCGTTGCCCGATGTCCGCGACGGTCTCAAGCCCTCTCAGCGGCGCATTCTCGTCGCGATGAACGTGCTCAAGCTGCGTCCGAACAAGAAGCACCTCAAGTGTGCGAAGATCGCTGGCAACACGTCGGGCGACTACCACCCGCACGGCGAGAGCGTGATCTACCCGACCATGGTCGGCATGGCCCAAAAATGGAAGATGCGCGTTCAGCTGATCGATCCGCAGGGCAACTTCGGATCGATCGAGGGAGACCCGCCGGCCGCCATGCGTTACACCGAGGCACGCCTCACGCACGCCGCAGTCGACATGCTCGCCGATCTTGAGTTCGAAACCGTCGATGAGCAGCCCAACTACGACGACCGCCTGATGGAGCCGACGGTGCTCCCCGGCAGGTTCCCCAACCTGCTGATCAACGGCGGGCTCGGCATCGCCGTCGGCATGGCGACGTCGCTCGCGCCGCACAACCCGACCGAGGTGCTCGACTCGATCGTCCGCGTCATCGAGAAGCCGACGATCTCCCTCGGCGAGCTCATGACCGACGAGGTCGATGCCGACGGCAAGGTGACTCGCGTGGGCATCAAGGGGCCCGACTTCCCGACCGGCGGCGTCATCATGGGCCGCGCCGGCATCATCGAGGCCTATTCCTCAGGGCGCGGGCGCGTCTACGTTCGAGGCATCTGCCACGTCGAGCAGACCAAGTCCGGACGCGACCAGCTCGTCATCGACAGAATCCCCTACGGACTGGGCCAGAACGGCCTCGTCGAGAAGATCGTCGAGGGCGTCAAGGAAGAGCGTCTGGAGAACATCTCCGACGTACGCAACGAGTCCGGTCGCGAAGCCCAGACACGCATCGTCATCGAACTCAAGAAGGGCGCGGACCCCGCTGTCGTCGAGCGGCAGCTCTACGAGCACACGCCGCTCCAGCAGACCTTCAGCATCATCAACATCGCTCTGGTCGGGCGCCGTCCCAGGACGCTCGGCCTCAGAGAGATGATCGATTGCTACATCAACCACCGGGTCGAGGTCATCCGCAGGCGCACGAGCTTCCTGCTCCGCGAAGCGAAGAAGCGGGCCCACGTCCTCGAGTCCCTGATCTATGCGGTCTGCGACATCGACGAGGTGATCCGGATCATCCGCGCCAGCACCACGCGGGAAGAGGCCATCCAACGCCTGATGGAGCGTCGATTCCGCATCCCGCCGACGCACCCGCACCACGCCGCGCTCCCCGAGCGCCTCCAGCGCCAGCTCCTTGCCGCCGAATCGCAGGGCGGCGTCGCGCTCTCCCGCCTGCAAGCCGAGACCATCGGCAACATGCGATTGATCCAGCTGACCGGGCTGGAGATCGAGCGTCTCACCGGCGAGTATCGCAGCGTCGTCAACGAGATCGAGGGTTACGAGCGGATCCTCGGCGACGGGCAACTCGTCCTCGACATCATCAAGAGCGACTGCGCCGATATGCGTGCCCGCTACAACGCGCCCCGCGTCACACGGATCGAAGAAGCCGCGGAAGATATCGACGTCGGCGCGCTGATCCAGGAGCACGACGTCGCCGTCACGATCTCTCACGCGGGCTATGCCAAGCGTGTCCCCCTCGACACATACCGTACACAGAACCGGGGCGGGAAGGGCATCATCGCCTCCGACGCCAAAGACGACGACTTCATCGAGCACCTCTTCGTCGCCTCCACGCACGACGACCTGCTCTGCTTCACGAACACGGGTCGTGTCTTCAAGAAGCGGGTCTTCGAGCTCCCGGAAATGACCCGCACCTCCAAGGGAAGGGCGCTTGTCAATCTCCTCGATCTCCGCGAGGGTGAGCGCTGCCGCGCGTTCCTCACCGTCAAGAACTTCGAGTCTTCGAGCCAGTTCCTCACATTCGTCTCCGAGGGGGGCATCGTCAAGCGCACCGCGCTGAAGGAGTATCGCAACGTCAACCGGGGCGGCATCATCGCCGTCGGGTTGAAAGAGGGCGATTCACTTCTCGCCGTCACCCTCACAGACGGAAACGACGACATCCTCCTCGCGACCGCGAACGGCATGGCCATCCGCTTCAACGAGCAGGACGCACGCCTGATGGGGCGAGCCGCCGCGGGCGTCAAGGGAATCGAACTCGAAGAGGGAAACAAGGTCATCGGCGTCGTGCCCATCCCCATGATCGAGGATGCCGACGGAGACCTGATCACGCAGGATCCCACGCTCACGCTCCTGACCGTCACCCAGAACGGCTACGGCAAACGCACCGCGCTCGACGAGTACCGCGTCGCCCCGGAGAGCGGCAAGATGTACTCCCAGACCCGGGGAGGCAAGGGACGCGCCGACATCAAGACTTCGGAAAGAAACGGGCTCTCCGTCGCAGCACTGGGTGTCAGAGACTCCGACGAGATCGTGGTCGTCACCAAGGGCGGCCAACTCGTCCGGCTGCCCGCGACCTCGATTTCCGTCATCGGGCGCGGCACACAAGGCGTCCGCGTCGTCTCCCTCCACGATGGCGATCAGGCGATCGCGGTCGCCCGCGTCGAGGAAGACTCCGATCAGACTCCTACCGCGTGA
- the trpS gene encoding tryptophan--tRNA ligase, which yields MTPNSTKPRILTGDTPTSTGLHLGHYVGSLENRLALQDSYDCYFLIANVHAFTTLAEKPDEIRANTIGIVKDWLAVGLDPERSTFVLQSEIPAIAELTFLFAMLLPFNKVMRNPTLKTEIESKGLGDHYSFGFPMYAVGQCADILAFRPELVPVGEDQEAHIEMCRDVALKFNQVYAGVGNRVLPEEHVKAGGVFPIPKAKIGRIARLPGLDGVNKMSKSLNNAIFLYDDEKTVQKKINKVTVLPDPATGLVSQDHILLKLCDAFLPKERAEAIRAEYASGKEVMHGHVKAELGAAINALLAPMRERRAKLDGERGDAIVQDVIRKGVRRANAVAEETLYASKKAMKIDFGTRTVG from the coding sequence ATGACACCGAACAGCACCAAGCCCCGCATCCTCACCGGCGACACCCCGACCTCGACCGGCCTGCATCTCGGCCATTACGTCGGCTCGCTGGAGAACCGCCTCGCGTTGCAGGATTCCTACGACTGCTACTTCCTGATCGCGAACGTCCACGCGTTCACGACGCTCGCGGAGAAGCCGGACGAGATCCGCGCCAACACGATCGGGATTGTGAAGGATTGGTTGGCGGTGGGTCTTGACCCGGAGCGATCGACGTTCGTGCTCCAGTCAGAGATCCCGGCCATCGCGGAACTCACGTTCCTGTTCGCGATGCTCCTGCCCTTCAACAAGGTGATGCGGAACCCGACGCTCAAGACCGAGATCGAGAGCAAGGGGCTGGGCGACCACTACTCGTTCGGCTTCCCGATGTACGCCGTGGGGCAATGCGCCGACATCCTCGCGTTCCGGCCGGAACTCGTGCCGGTCGGTGAGGACCAGGAGGCGCACATCGAGATGTGCCGCGATGTCGCGCTGAAGTTCAACCAGGTCTACGCGGGCGTGGGGAATCGTGTGCTCCCGGAGGAGCACGTGAAGGCCGGGGGTGTCTTCCCGATTCCGAAAGCGAAGATCGGCCGGATCGCACGGCTCCCGGGACTGGACGGCGTCAACAAGATGAGCAAGTCGCTCAACAACGCGATCTTCCTGTATGACGACGAGAAGACAGTCCAGAAGAAGATCAACAAGGTGACGGTGCTGCCCGATCCGGCGACCGGGCTGGTCTCGCAGGACCACATCCTCCTGAAACTCTGCGATGCGTTCCTGCCGAAGGAACGCGCGGAGGCAATCCGCGCCGAGTACGCGAGCGGTAAGGAGGTCATGCACGGGCATGTCAAAGCCGAGCTTGGCGCGGCGATCAACGCGCTGCTCGCGCCCATGCGTGAACGCCGCGCGAAGCTGGATGGGGAGCGGGGCGATGCCATCGTGCAGGATGTGATCCGGAAGGGTGTGCGCCGGGCGAACGCCGTCGCCGAGGAGACGTTATACGCGTCGAAGAAGGCGATGAAGATCGACTTCGGGACGAGGACGGTGGGGTGA